A region of Pleionea litopenaei DNA encodes the following proteins:
- a CDS encoding transposase has product MSNKKYSKQFKLDAVQLAISSDRSTASIAQELGVNPNSLYSWVTKYRSELLASEVELTPEQELKQLRKEVAELRQEKEILKKAAAYFAKHQA; this is encoded by the coding sequence ATGTCAAATAAAAAGTATTCTAAACAATTCAAGCTTGATGCGGTTCAGTTAGCGATATCAAGTGATCGCAGCACGGCTTCCATAGCACAAGAACTAGGCGTTAATCCAAACTCACTCTATAGCTGGGTCACCAAGTATCGGAGTGAATTGTTAGCGTCAGAAGTCGAGCTTACGCCAGAGCAGGAATTAAAACAACTCAGAAAAGAGGTGGCAGAACTCAGGCAGGAAAAAGAAATATTAAAAAAGGCAGCTGCCTACTTTGCGAAGCACCAAGCGTAA
- a CDS encoding IS3 family transposase, translated as MKKGSCLLCEAPSVKYQFIEEHPEFNVYLQCRALGVSYSGYYDWRSRPPSARQIEDERLLGKLVECFNDNEQTYGVPRLTKELKESGEPVNHKRVARLKRENNIYPKQFKAFVVTTDSSHGKPVANNLLNREFKVEEANQVWVSDITYIPTSTGWIYLAVIIDLYSRAVIGWQLAEHMKAELVCDAVKMAQARRGCLPKLFHSDRGCQYVSEELESLLVGVTISMSRKGNCWDNAVAESFFGTLKTEHVNFENYFNLREARMSLFRYIEGFYNRKRRHSHLDYKAPMIFEESAA; from the coding sequence ATTAAAAAAGGCAGCTGCCTACTTTGCGAAGCACCAAGCGTAAAATATCAGTTTATTGAAGAACACCCAGAGTTTAATGTTTATTTACAGTGTCGAGCTCTGGGCGTCTCTTATTCGGGTTATTACGATTGGCGAAGTAGGCCTCCGAGTGCACGACAAATCGAAGATGAACGCCTGCTCGGCAAGCTTGTAGAGTGTTTTAACGATAACGAACAGACCTATGGTGTCCCAAGGCTTACGAAGGAGCTGAAGGAATCAGGAGAACCCGTTAATCATAAGCGAGTGGCTCGCCTGAAACGGGAGAATAATATCTACCCTAAGCAGTTTAAAGCGTTCGTTGTCACAACCGACTCGAGTCATGGTAAGCCAGTGGCTAATAATTTGCTTAACCGAGAGTTTAAAGTTGAAGAAGCCAACCAAGTTTGGGTGAGTGATATTACTTATATTCCGACGAGCACGGGTTGGATTTATCTGGCTGTTATCATCGACTTATATTCACGAGCGGTTATCGGTTGGCAGCTCGCAGAACACATGAAAGCGGAGCTTGTCTGTGATGCGGTTAAAATGGCTCAAGCGCGTCGAGGTTGCTTACCGAAGCTTTTTCATTCAGACCGAGGATGCCAGTATGTTTCTGAAGAACTCGAATCGTTATTGGTTGGCGTCACTATCAGTATGAGCCGAAAAGGAAACTGCTGGGACAATGCCGTTGCTGAAAGCTTCTTTGGCACATTAAAAACCGAACATGTGAACTTCGAAAATTACTTCAATCTACGAGAAGCAAGAATGAGCTTGTTTAGATATATCGAAGGATTTTATAATCGAAAGCGTCGTCACTCTCATCTGGACTATAAAGCCCCGATGATATTTGAAGAGTCGGCAGCTTAA
- a CDS encoding Imm10 family immunity protein codes for MSYELNASHIFNQDDNYMVMLGFADDEFEPSKFVIIQKAHEYDDQDVKLGMDKLYIKVEDQSRAKYGGVSSFTLDDNCLVIELEQDTQSSLKVDGNIRVTLEANHPELESTLSVLKKIASDENIPFNRPCKLFCVTASSNIVI; via the coding sequence ATGTCATATGAATTAAATGCTAGTCATATCTTTAACCAAGATGATAATTATATGGTGATGCTAGGCTTTGCAGATGACGAATTTGAACCTTCGAAATTTGTCATTATCCAAAAAGCTCATGAATATGATGACCAAGATGTAAAGCTTGGTATGGATAAGCTTTATATTAAAGTAGAAGACCAATCTAGGGCGAAGTATGGTGGGGTATCATCATTTACTTTAGATGATAATTGCTTGGTCATTGAGCTTGAGCAGGACACGCAATCTAGCTTGAAAGTTGATGGAAATATTAGAGTAACACTAGAAGCAAATCATCCAGAGCTTGAAAGTACTCTTTCAGTGCTCAAAAAAATAGCGAGTGATGAAAATATTCCATTCAATAGACCCTGTAAATTATTCTGTGTAACTGCCAGTTCAAACATAGTCATCTAA
- a CDS encoding IS3 family transposase (programmed frameshift) yields MKKSRYSESQIVKILKEVENGRLVKEVCREYGIADATYYNWKSKYGGMEASDVKRLKELEEENRRLKAMFADLSLEHKILKDIVGKKAIKPAIRRELVDYARTQHGASLRMACRAVGISDSTYRYKPDPHRDDDVITKLQEAAERYPAYGFSKLFKILRRWGHRWNHKRIYRVYCMLNLNKRRRGKRRLPTRSPEPLAIPSSANHCWSMDFMSDSLFCGRRFRTFNLVDDFNREALAIEIDLSLPAPRVIRVLERVIAWRGQPRKLRMDNGPEFISTALADWAEEQQIQLEFIKPGTPTQNSYVERFNRTYRDEILNMYVFKTLQEVRKITEDWIREYNEERPHDSLNDLTPWEHLARFNKPENSNLECH; encoded by the exons ATGAAAAAATCACGCTACTCAGAAAGTCAGATCGTTAAGATCTTGAAGGAAGTCGAAAATGGCCGTTTGGTTAAAGAGGTGTGTAGGGAGTACGGGATAGCCGATGCGACCTATTACAACTGGAAATCAAAATATGGCGGAATGGAAGCTTCAGATGTTAAGCGGTTGAAGGAGCTAGAGGAAGAGAACCGTCGATTAAAGGCCATGTTTGCCGATCTCAGCCTTGAGCATAAGATCCTAAAGGACATCGTAG GAAAAAAAGCTATAAAGCCAGCGATAAGGCGAGAACTTGTTGACTATGCGAGAACTCAGCATGGCGCAAGTTTGAGAATGGCCTGTCGCGCAGTTGGCATCAGTGATTCTACATATCGTTACAAGCCGGACCCGCATCGTGATGATGATGTCATCACGAAGCTACAAGAGGCAGCAGAGCGTTATCCTGCTTACGGTTTTAGTAAGTTATTTAAAATACTACGACGCTGGGGTCACCGATGGAATCACAAGCGTATCTATCGAGTTTATTGCATGCTGAACTTAAACAAACGGCGCAGAGGCAAAAGACGGCTGCCAACGCGAAGCCCAGAGCCACTTGCTATCCCTAGCTCAGCCAATCACTGTTGGTCGATGGACTTTATGAGTGACAGTTTATTCTGTGGTCGCCGCTTTCGAACGTTTAATTTGGTCGATGACTTTAATCGCGAGGCGCTCGCTATAGAAATAGATTTAAGCTTGCCAGCACCTCGTGTTATTCGCGTTCTGGAGCGAGTGATAGCATGGCGAGGTCAGCCAAGAAAGTTGCGAATGGATAATGGGCCAGAGTTTATTTCAACCGCACTAGCCGATTGGGCAGAAGAGCAGCAGATACAGCTGGAGTTTATAAAACCTGGGACGCCAACACAGAATTCATATGTAGAAAGATTTAATCGAACTTATCGAGATGAAATTTTAAATATGTATGTATTTAAAACACTCCAAGAGGTTCGGAAGATTACTGAGGATTGGATACGAGAGTACAACGAAGAAAGGCCGCACGACTCCCTGAATGATTTAACACCATGGGAGCATCTAGCCAGATTCAACAAGCCTGAAAACTCTAATTTAGAGTGCCACTAA
- the dbpA gene encoding ATP-dependent RNA helicase DbpA encodes MKTPAPDQFESLNLPPEQLKNLSDLGYQTMTDIQRLALPSILEGKDVIGQSKTGSGKTAAFGLGVLNSINPRFHGVQTLILCPTRELADQVANDLRTLARVIPNVKILTLCGGTPLAPQRASLEYGAHIVVGTPGRIEDHLSRNNLDLSQAKTFVLDEADRMLDMGFQPAIEAIINHLPKSRQTLLFSATFPDSIESMTRRIMSNPLTVKVESSHAQTSIEQLFYKVDDRMGALRDLLLHFRPTSSVIFCRTKKETQEICDELNRFGFSCIALHGDLDQKNREKALVQFSNKSVSIMVATDVAARGLDIDALDAVINYQLAHDPEVHVHRVGRTGRASSKGIAMSLFTDKEQYKVERLYDALSLKSQEKALPTPKSQTVFKPEFSTVQIDGGKKQKLRAGDILGALTRSDHISGSDIGKINIFDFTSFVGVKRKVVNQALEIINQGKMKGRTFKAKVVHSK; translated from the coding sequence TTGAAAACTCCAGCACCTGATCAATTTGAATCACTTAACCTACCGCCAGAACAGCTTAAAAATCTAAGCGATTTGGGTTATCAAACTATGACCGACATTCAAAGATTGGCCTTACCTAGCATCTTGGAGGGTAAAGACGTCATTGGTCAGAGTAAAACAGGATCAGGTAAAACCGCGGCTTTTGGTCTGGGCGTATTAAATAGCATCAACCCTAGATTTCATGGTGTGCAAACGTTAATTTTATGCCCCACTCGCGAATTAGCCGACCAAGTTGCCAACGACTTACGAACCTTGGCGCGAGTCATTCCCAATGTAAAAATACTGACTTTGTGTGGTGGCACACCGCTGGCGCCGCAACGTGCATCATTGGAGTACGGTGCGCATATCGTAGTGGGAACACCTGGTCGAATTGAAGATCATCTCTCAAGAAATAATCTCGACTTAAGCCAAGCTAAAACGTTCGTGCTCGATGAAGCCGATCGAATGCTTGACATGGGCTTTCAACCGGCAATAGAAGCCATTATTAACCATCTTCCCAAAAGTAGACAAACATTATTATTCAGCGCCACGTTTCCCGATTCTATTGAATCCATGACTCGTCGAATCATGAGTAATCCTTTAACGGTTAAAGTCGAATCTTCTCATGCACAAACATCCATTGAGCAACTTTTCTATAAAGTAGACGATCGGATGGGTGCGTTACGTGATTTATTATTACACTTTCGACCTACATCCAGCGTTATTTTTTGCAGAACTAAAAAAGAAACTCAAGAAATTTGTGACGAATTGAATCGATTCGGATTTAGTTGCATTGCTTTGCATGGCGATTTGGACCAGAAAAATCGCGAGAAAGCGCTGGTTCAGTTTAGCAATAAAAGTGTTTCGATTATGGTGGCTACCGATGTCGCAGCAAGAGGTCTCGACATCGATGCTCTAGATGCTGTTATCAACTACCAGCTCGCTCATGATCCCGAAGTACATGTTCATCGCGTTGGTCGAACAGGCCGAGCAAGTAGCAAAGGTATAGCTATGAGCCTATTCACCGATAAAGAGCAATACAAAGTCGAACGTCTCTATGACGCACTGTCATTAAAGTCGCAAGAAAAAGCGTTGCCTACCCCTAAATCACAAACGGTCTTTAAACCGGAATTTTCAACCGTGCAAATCGATGGTGGTAAAAAGCAAAAACTAAGAGCCGGAGATATTTTAGGAGCTTTAACTCGTAGCGATCACATTAGTGGAAGCGATATAGGTAAAATCAATATCTTTGATTTTACAAGCTTTGTTGGAGTAAAACGAAAGGTCGTTAACCAGGCATTAGAAATAATCAATCAAGGTAAAATGAAAGGTCGAACATTTAAAGCGAAGGTTGTGCATAGTAAGTAA
- a CDS encoding GGDEF domain-containing protein — MNIFLIFNITSIGIAAFILLYLSQIPKTKSGCWCWGIAFALQVVGYLVLLSVEDRAQVRTAEYFHVVSLLGYGTVLLFGTFQFFDIQKRQRNYIIAASVITLWYSIFFFIFEWFFAASIIPSIYMAYCVSVVGWIFYKKRHKNKEYILLSLITWLSAVHYLDYPFLRQNIAFAPYGFLIAGILNMVLVIFLLRFQFVHFRQRLIDAEALALKLAYHDSLTGLINRRRLFDLFDTLKLLVIRRKEKLTVIFIDLNDFKMINDNFGHDAGDHSLVKIARRIKSVVRDTDVVSRVGGDEFVILALSCQNQAGIEELVSRIKECLKEPLIIKQQDHLVGAAIGYAVCPDQSTNLETLLSLADSHMFKQKQAHKADIEGTENDSDLVEPTNAEVK; from the coding sequence TTGAATATATTTCTAATATTTAACATCACCAGCATTGGTATCGCAGCATTTATCCTTTTGTACCTCAGTCAGATTCCTAAAACGAAAAGCGGCTGCTGGTGTTGGGGAATCGCTTTCGCGTTACAAGTTGTAGGCTATTTGGTTTTATTGTCGGTTGAAGATAGAGCACAAGTGCGTACAGCAGAATATTTTCATGTGGTCTCATTACTCGGCTACGGTACCGTTTTATTATTCGGAACCTTTCAATTCTTCGATATTCAAAAACGTCAGCGAAATTATATTATTGCGGCTAGCGTTATCACATTATGGTACTCAATTTTCTTCTTTATATTTGAGTGGTTTTTCGCCGCCTCGATCATTCCATCGATTTATATGGCTTATTGTGTGTCTGTCGTTGGTTGGATATTTTATAAGAAGAGACACAAGAATAAAGAATACATTCTGTTGTCGCTCATCACTTGGCTGTCTGCGGTGCATTATCTAGATTATCCATTCTTGCGACAAAACATAGCGTTTGCGCCCTATGGATTTTTAATCGCCGGTATTTTAAATATGGTTTTAGTGATATTTCTATTACGATTTCAGTTTGTGCATTTTCGTCAACGGCTTATCGATGCCGAAGCACTCGCGTTAAAACTGGCCTATCACGATAGTTTAACGGGGTTAATTAATCGGCGACGCTTGTTTGATTTATTCGACACACTCAAATTACTGGTAATCAGACGCAAAGAGAAACTGACGGTAATTTTTATTGACCTTAATGATTTTAAAATGATCAACGATAATTTTGGCCATGACGCAGGCGATCACTCATTGGTCAAAATTGCGCGACGTATTAAAAGTGTCGTGCGAGATACCGATGTCGTTTCACGAGTGGGCGGAGACGAGTTCGTCATTCTCGCATTAAGTTGTCAAAATCAGGCAGGAATAGAAGAGCTAGTCAGCCGAATAAAAGAGTGTTTAAAAGAACCGCTCATTATAAAACAGCAAGATCATCTTGTGGGCGCAGCCATTGGATACGCCGTTTGCCCCGACCAATCCACCAATTTAGAAACCCTCTTGTCGTTGGCTGACAGCCATATGTTTAAGCAAAAACAAGCTCACAAAGCCGATATTGAAGGTACTGAAAATGACTCAGACCTTGTCGAACCTACTAATGCTGAGGTCAAGTAA
- a CDS encoding amidohydrolase family protein, with product MKFTTRCVAAALSATLISVPTWAEEAAAPKAADKAAEEVVANEEKSDKWDVNNPPGDEKFINIDTQEVTWSNVDVSPDGKTVIFDMLGDIYAMPIDGGEARPLTSGLSWNIQPRFSPDGQQIAYISDESGADNLWIMDADGSNPKAISTEKRNLVHTPNWSPDGQYIAVKKGYVSARSIAAGEIWLFHKAGGNGYQLRKRIGGEQAQKTIAEPAFTPDGRYIYYSKDVTPGTVWQYNKNPTTQIFAIRRYDTETGEDIQVAGGPGGAIAPTPSSDGRHLAFVRRVNTKTVLFVKDLKTGLEKPIYDELDRDLQETNGSQGNFTQFDWTPDNKSIVFWAKGKIHRINVGNGKVATLPLQVKVTKKITDALRFNVDVAPKEFDAKMIRWAQMSPNGEQIAYEAMGKIYIRDVDSGKRKRLTRQDEHFEFYPTYSRDGRYIAYTTWDDQKLGSVRVVRSRGGNGDVITTEPGHYVEPDFSPDGKKVVFRRFTGGYLTSPEYSMEPGIYIADADGDGMKRVHESGYKPHFGAKSDRIYFTTFGWGKGAKLHSVGLDGKEVRDHFSSNDIVEYRVSPDGNWVAFMEQFNAYVAPFTFTGKEETLGSSAQTVKVKKVSKRSGEFLHWSKDSKRLSWAHGATLYGRDLKDAYDYLPGAPEEMPEPVAEGIDLSFKVKADIPEGRMALVGAKIVTMKDADNTQEVIENGVVLVNGNRIEAVGSKDSVSIPKGTKVVDVTGKTIIPGIIDVHAHGSQGSNEIIPQQNWGNLSSLGFGVTTIHDPSNDSSEIFAASEMQRAGKVIGPRIYSTGTILYGAKAPGYRANIDSYDDAKFHVQRLKDIGAISVKSYNQPRRDQRQQVIAAGRELGIMVVPEGGAKFYANMTQVIDGHTGIEHALPIEKAYDDVKQMWSQTESGYSPTFVVAYGGLSGETYWYDRTNVWENERLMRWTPKYLVEPASIRRTHAPDSHYNHFKVASFAKELRDKGVRVVIGAHGQREGLAAHWEIWMMNQGGFSAWEALRGATFDGAKYLGMDQDIGSIETGKLADLAIIDGDPLADIRRSEFVAYTMINGRLFDATTLNEVGHDERKREPLFFERLNLSGMPEATTKALETKQEMHHWRH from the coding sequence ATGAAGTTTACCACTCGCTGCGTCGCCGCAGCCTTATCGGCCACGCTTATTAGTGTGCCGACTTGGGCCGAAGAGGCCGCCGCTCCTAAAGCTGCCGATAAGGCCGCTGAAGAGGTTGTTGCAAATGAAGAAAAGTCCGATAAATGGGATGTTAATAATCCTCCAGGTGACGAGAAATTCATCAATATCGATACTCAAGAAGTCACTTGGTCTAACGTTGATGTTAGCCCAGATGGTAAGACCGTTATTTTCGATATGCTGGGTGATATTTATGCAATGCCGATTGACGGCGGAGAAGCTCGCCCTCTGACTTCTGGCCTTAGCTGGAACATTCAACCGCGTTTTAGTCCAGACGGTCAACAAATTGCTTATATTTCAGACGAGTCTGGCGCTGATAATTTATGGATTATGGACGCCGATGGGTCGAATCCAAAAGCCATCAGTACCGAAAAGCGTAATCTGGTCCATACGCCTAACTGGTCACCAGATGGTCAATACATTGCCGTTAAAAAAGGCTATGTCTCTGCTCGTAGCATCGCGGCGGGTGAGATTTGGTTGTTCCACAAAGCGGGTGGTAACGGCTATCAATTACGTAAGCGGATTGGTGGAGAGCAGGCGCAAAAGACGATTGCCGAGCCTGCGTTCACACCAGATGGTCGCTATATCTATTATTCAAAAGATGTCACCCCCGGCACGGTTTGGCAATACAACAAAAACCCAACCACGCAAATTTTTGCTATTCGCCGTTACGACACTGAAACGGGTGAAGATATTCAAGTAGCCGGTGGTCCTGGTGGAGCCATCGCGCCAACGCCATCGTCAGATGGACGACATTTAGCGTTTGTTAGACGAGTGAATACGAAAACCGTGTTGTTTGTAAAAGATTTAAAAACCGGTTTAGAAAAGCCCATTTATGATGAACTCGATCGTGACCTTCAAGAAACCAATGGTAGCCAAGGAAACTTTACTCAGTTTGATTGGACGCCAGATAATAAGTCGATTGTGTTTTGGGCAAAAGGAAAAATCCATCGCATCAATGTCGGCAATGGCAAAGTAGCGACTTTACCATTGCAAGTGAAAGTGACTAAGAAAATCACTGACGCGCTTCGGTTTAATGTCGATGTTGCTCCAAAAGAATTTGATGCAAAAATGATTCGTTGGGCGCAAATGTCTCCAAACGGAGAGCAAATCGCTTATGAAGCCATGGGTAAAATATACATTCGAGACGTTGACTCTGGAAAACGTAAACGTCTTACACGTCAAGATGAACACTTCGAGTTCTATCCAACTTACTCACGCGACGGTCGTTACATTGCTTACACCACGTGGGATGATCAAAAGTTAGGCAGTGTTCGAGTTGTTCGTTCGCGAGGTGGCAACGGTGATGTGATCACAACAGAGCCTGGTCATTACGTTGAGCCAGACTTTTCTCCAGACGGCAAGAAAGTTGTCTTTCGTCGTTTCACGGGAGGATATTTAACCTCTCCTGAATATTCTATGGAACCCGGTATTTATATTGCTGATGCCGACGGTGATGGTATGAAACGTGTTCACGAGTCAGGCTATAAACCGCATTTCGGTGCCAAATCTGATCGCATTTACTTCACCACTTTTGGTTGGGGTAAAGGTGCGAAATTACATTCGGTCGGATTAGACGGCAAAGAAGTACGCGATCATTTCTCGAGCAACGACATCGTTGAATATCGAGTGTCTCCCGATGGTAACTGGGTAGCATTCATGGAGCAATTTAACGCTTATGTTGCGCCATTTACCTTTACCGGCAAAGAAGAAACCTTAGGTTCATCGGCGCAAACGGTGAAAGTCAAAAAAGTATCGAAACGCAGCGGTGAATTTTTACATTGGTCAAAAGACAGTAAGCGCTTGAGCTGGGCCCACGGTGCGACATTGTATGGCCGTGACCTAAAAGACGCTTATGACTATCTGCCTGGTGCACCAGAAGAAATGCCAGAGCCGGTTGCTGAAGGTATCGACTTAAGCTTTAAAGTGAAAGCCGATATTCCTGAAGGTCGCATGGCGCTCGTTGGTGCGAAAATCGTGACCATGAAAGACGCCGACAACACTCAAGAAGTGATTGAAAATGGTGTGGTATTGGTTAATGGTAACCGCATCGAAGCCGTGGGCAGCAAAGACTCTGTTTCGATTCCGAAAGGCACCAAAGTTGTCGATGTGACGGGTAAAACTATTATCCCTGGAATCATTGATGTGCACGCGCATGGTAGCCAAGGCAGTAATGAAATTATCCCACAGCAAAACTGGGGTAACTTGTCGAGCTTAGGATTTGGTGTCACTACCATTCATGATCCGTCAAATGACAGCTCTGAAATTTTCGCAGCGTCAGAAATGCAACGTGCTGGCAAAGTCATAGGGCCTCGCATTTACTCAACAGGAACCATTTTATACGGAGCAAAAGCGCCGGGATATCGCGCCAACATCGATAGTTATGACGACGCGAAATTTCATGTGCAGCGCTTGAAAGATATCGGTGCGATATCAGTGAAAAGCTACAATCAACCTCGCCGTGATCAACGTCAACAAGTGATTGCTGCAGGTCGTGAGTTGGGCATTATGGTAGTACCAGAAGGTGGTGCAAAGTTTTATGCCAATATGACTCAGGTTATCGATGGTCATACGGGTATTGAACATGCGCTGCCGATTGAAAAAGCATACGATGACGTGAAGCAAATGTGGTCGCAAACCGAGAGCGGTTATTCGCCAACCTTTGTGGTGGCCTATGGCGGTTTAAGTGGTGAAACCTATTGGTACGATCGCACCAACGTTTGGGAAAATGAACGTTTAATGCGTTGGACACCCAAGTATTTAGTTGAACCGGCATCGATTCGTCGAACGCATGCACCAGACAGTCATTATAATCACTTTAAAGTAGCTTCTTTCGCGAAAGAACTTCGAGACAAAGGTGTTCGCGTAGTGATTGGTGCTCATGGTCAGCGAGAAGGCTTGGCTGCGCATTGGGAAATTTGGATGATGAATCAAGGCGGCTTTAGTGCTTGGGAAGCCCTCCGCGGTGCGACGTTTGATGGTGCGAAATACTTAGGTATGGATCAAGACATCGGCTCTATTGAAACCGGTAAGCTTGCTGACTTGGCGATCATTGATGGTGATCCATTAGCGGATATTCGTCGGTCTGAGTTTGTCGCTTACACCATGATTAATGGCCGTTTGTTCGATGCGACAACGTTGAATGAAGTGGGTCACGATGAACGTAAGCGCGAGCCATTATTCTTCGAGCGGTTGAACTTAAGTGGTATGCCAGAAGCGACCACAAAAGCACTAGAAACTAAACAAGAAATGCATCACTGGCGGCACTAA
- a CDS encoding M14 family metallopeptidase — MSHYEIKIGKPWGQAEREAWLAKQSIKRSYEEEVLTPLSEFKDRFTATQYGALPYNEARYPLWGLVTKQWQDDKPSILVTGGVHGYETSGVQGALAFARDTAASYENDFNFIIAPCISPWGYETINRWNPNADDPNRSFNGEGETEESKQVIAFVRSLGVELLAHFDLHETTDTDNSEFRPAKAARDGEAYEDWQIPDGFYTVTDTARQELAFQQAIIASVAKVTHIAPADESGRLIGAPILSEGVIEYNKGSLGLCGGFTNSRYTTTTEVYPDSPKVDDQNCIDAQVAALRGGLDYLKQHP; from the coding sequence ATGAGTCATTACGAAATTAAAATTGGTAAACCTTGGGGACAGGCTGAAAGAGAAGCTTGGCTTGCTAAACAGTCGATCAAGCGTTCTTACGAAGAAGAAGTTTTAACGCCTTTATCGGAGTTTAAAGATCGTTTTACGGCGACTCAATATGGAGCCCTACCTTATAACGAGGCTCGTTACCCTTTATGGGGATTAGTGACGAAACAATGGCAAGACGATAAGCCAAGTATCTTAGTGACGGGCGGCGTACACGGATATGAAACCAGTGGGGTACAAGGCGCTCTCGCATTCGCTCGAGACACTGCTGCGAGTTATGAAAACGATTTTAACTTTATCATTGCTCCTTGTATTAGCCCGTGGGGGTATGAAACGATCAATCGCTGGAATCCAAACGCAGACGATCCCAATCGCTCCTTTAACGGCGAGGGAGAGACGGAAGAGTCGAAGCAGGTGATTGCCTTTGTAAGATCACTTGGCGTTGAGTTATTAGCTCATTTTGATTTACACGAAACCACCGATACCGATAACTCAGAATTTCGACCCGCAAAAGCTGCGCGGGATGGTGAGGCGTATGAAGACTGGCAAATTCCTGATGGCTTTTATACGGTGACCGATACGGCTCGACAAGAGTTAGCCTTTCAACAAGCGATCATTGCCTCAGTCGCCAAGGTGACGCACATTGCGCCAGCAGACGAAAGCGGACGCTTAATCGGTGCGCCGATTTTGAGTGAAGGGGTAATTGAATACAACAAAGGCAGTTTAGGCTTGTGTGGAGGCTTTACCAACAGTCGTTACACGACCACCACTGAAGTGTATCCAGACAGCCCAAAAGTTGATGACCAAAACTGCATTGATGCCCAAGTCGCAGCGCTGAGAGGCGGTTTAGATTATTTAAAACAACACCCTTAA
- a CDS encoding DUF3108 domain-containing protein translates to MRREIRQLTLTIAEPLLAMSSIVSTVLSTFARTFSKHSRLMFCKTNKRSMRPNALASDQIGSLLSSPESMVKGKGRVSTAITANLSAKSILLVISLLSGLALASEQSNNPSEAQEVGSSSTSSNTASSTSEQMTDATREKSLKSEDTPNSSQTPIHALMDILPYHAEYQILDGNDKMGTATRILKKESQGLWQLSQSTTIKKWYYKYFFEETSRFELEHDQLVSQSYHSVTQRSFKDDRLIESKFNWANNQESGQYNNHTWQIPLNQKVFDHLNYQLGLRLLAESNRRKESLRVSYKGERTDYVFINEGKETISTPLGDMQTVVWTQQPEYKHGKSVILWLAPDLGYLPIKMAQYRNGKPEGTILLSSLKWL, encoded by the coding sequence ATGCGAAGAGAGATTAGACAATTAACCTTAACGATCGCAGAGCCATTGCTTGCTATGAGTTCTATTGTCAGTACAGTCCTCTCAACCTTCGCTCGTACCTTTTCGAAGCACTCGCGACTGATGTTTTGTAAGACCAACAAGCGCTCGATGCGGCCAAACGCTTTAGCAAGCGATCAAATAGGCTCTTTACTGTCTTCCCCAGAAAGCATGGTAAAAGGGAAAGGTCGAGTTTCCACTGCCATCACGGCTAACCTCTCGGCGAAAAGTATATTACTTGTGATCAGCTTGCTCAGTGGTTTAGCTCTGGCCAGCGAACAGTCTAACAATCCTAGTGAAGCACAAGAAGTAGGCTCATCTAGCACAAGCTCTAACACAGCCTCTAGCACATCCGAGCAGATGACCGACGCTACAAGGGAAAAGTCCCTAAAGTCTGAGGATACCCCTAACAGCAGCCAAACACCGATTCATGCCTTGATGGATATTTTGCCCTACCACGCAGAATATCAAATACTCGACGGCAACGACAAAATGGGTACTGCAACTCGAATACTTAAAAAAGAAAGCCAAGGTCTTTGGCAACTCTCTCAATCAACCACCATTAAAAAGTGGTACTACAAATACTTTTTTGAAGAAACCTCTCGCTTTGAACTTGAACACGATCAACTTGTTTCTCAATCCTATCATTCAGTCACGCAACGCTCTTTCAAAGACGATCGATTGATCGAATCGAAGTTTAATTGGGCGAACAATCAAGAGTCGGGGCAATACAATAATCATACGTGGCAAATTCCCCTGAACCAGAAAGTGTTCGATCACTTGAACTATCAATTAGGTTTACGATTGCTCGCAGAAAGTAATCGTCGTAAAGAATCTCTGCGAGTGAGCTACAAAGGCGAACGGACCGACTATGTGTTTATTAATGAGGGAAAAGAAACCATTTCGACACCACTGGGTGACATGCAAACCGTGGTTTGGACACAGCAGCCAGAGTACAAACATGGCAAGTCAGTCATTTTATGGTTAGCGCCCGACCTGGGCTATTTACCCATTAAAATGGCGCAGTACCGAAATGGTAAGCCAGAAGGAACCATTTTATTGAGCAGTTTAAAGTGGCTGTAA